The following proteins are co-located in the Gossypium hirsutum isolate 1008001.06 chromosome A02, Gossypium_hirsutum_v2.1, whole genome shotgun sequence genome:
- the LOC107934615 gene encoding uncharacterized protein: MNTNIPSVFAAEAVALQALNLGLQLGLREVEVEVDSWSVIRKLQEKMNDRLEISVYFNDALQLNLRFSLFVFVFTNREANKVAHLLASERIKKGESTYLSNLVPFGVVEAVAEDRQWIEEARKSRERGNEEIKN; this comes from the exons ATGAACACGAACATACCATCCGTCTTTGCAGCAGAAGCAGTGGCGCTTCAGGCGCTGAATCTTGGGTTACAACTCGGGTTGAGAGAAGTGGAGGTTGAGGTTGACTCTTGGTCGGTAATTCGGAAGCTGCAAGAGAAGATGAATGACAGACTAGAGATATCAGTGTATTTCAATGATGCTTTGCAACTGAATTTAAGATTCAgtttatttgtctttgtttttacTAACAGAGAGGCAAACAAGGTTGCCCATTTACTAGCATctgaaagaattaaaaagggagaGTCTACTTATCTGTCGAATTTGGTCCCTTTTGGCGTTGTGGAGGCGGTGGCTGAAGATAGACAGTGGATAGAGGAGGCGAGAAAGTCAAGAGAGAGGGGAAATGAAGAG atcaagaactaa
- the LOC107934613 gene encoding norbelladine synthase, protein MQGHVSQDTPVGVPAALIWDVYRGLELGRLVDKLAPEVLGRVEFLEGDGGVGTIVKLTFPPGSPGRGYMKERFTKIDDENRVKETEVLEGGYKDLGFDVVRIRLEIVEKDLESCMVRSTIEYEGEEKLVDVVSHVNVKPLEMIAEIIGKHLCQNKSTL, encoded by the exons atgcagGGCCATGTCTCACAGGATACTCCGGTTGGTGTTCCAGCAGCTTTAATATGGGATGTATACCGCGGTCTGGAGCTGGGGAGGCTTGTGGATAAACTAGCACCGGAGGTTCTTGGAAGGGTAGAATTCCTAGAAGGTGATGGAGGCGTCGGAACCATTGTCAAGCTCACATTTCCACCAG GAAGCCCTGGAAGGGGTTACATGAAAGAAAGATTCACAAAGATTGATGATGAAAATCGAGTTAAAGAAACAGAAGTGCTTGAAGGAGGATACAAAGATCTTGGATTCGATGTGGTTCGTATTCGGTTAGAGATAGTGGAGAAAGATTTGGAATCATGTATGGTGAGGTCAACTATAGAGTATGAAGGAGAAGAGAAGCTTGTTGATGTTGTTTCCCATGTCAACGTTAAGCCACTGGAAATGATTGCTGAAATAATTGGGAAACATCTCTGTCAAAACAAATCCACTCTCTAG